The Cygnus olor isolate bCygOlo1 chromosome 18, bCygOlo1.pri.v2, whole genome shotgun sequence genome includes a window with the following:
- the LLGL2 gene encoding LLGL scribble cell polarity complex component 2 isoform X4 gives MRRFLRPGHDPVRERLKRDLFQFNKTVEHGFPHQPSALGYSPFLHLMAIGTRSGAIKLYGAPGVEFMGLHEENNTVMQIHFIPDQCQLVTLLDDNSLHLWSLKQQSGASELREEHRFTLKGPPGSPPSATQITAVLPHSSREVLYLGTESGNIFVVELPSFRVLEDRTITSEAVLQRVPEDYCNRRSCELVETLREHPKNPDQILIGYSRGLIVLWDLQNNKVTHHFLGSQQLENLYWQRDGSKFISCHYDGSYTQWPVSSDNRQPEPLENIVPYGPFPCKAISKIYWQTAKNGLPYIIFQGGMPRASYGDRHSISVVHGSQQTAFDFTSRVIDFFIIFSSEPTAEFDDPSAMVVLAEEELVVIDLKSAGWPAVHPPYLASLHCSAITCSHHVSNIPLKLWERIISAGSKQNVHYSNMPWPIDGGTNIAPDPPQRDLLLTGHEDGTVRFWDASGVCLHLLYKLSTVRVFLTDADPNDNMNTLGEDEWPPLRKVGTFDPYSDDPRLGIQKIYLCKYSGYLAVAGTAGQVLVMELNDEDAEHVVDHAEADLLQDQEGYRWKGHEKLKTRDGPVRFEAGFQPFVLVQCQPPAVVTSLALHSEWKLVAFGTSHGFGLFDHQQKRLVFVKCTLHPSDQLALEGPLSRVKSLKKSLRQSFRRIRRSRVSSRKRRGGGGNASEVQEANAKFDQDALQEMELAPVQRKIEARSAEDSFTGFVRTLYFADTFLRDSSRHCPSLWAGTNGGTVYAFCLRVPPAERRMDEPVRAEQAKEIQLMHRAPVVGILVLDGRSTPLPEPLEVAHDLSKSPDMQGSHQLLVVSEEQFKVFTLPKVSSKLKLKLTALEGCRVRKVTVANFGSCKTDDYSENDLAVLTNLGDIQIISLPFLKLQIRYPCIRKEDVSGIASCVFTKYGQGFYLISPSEFERFSLSTKWLVEPRCVVDMPEVSSNNHVHTRSGMENAARKSRGSGRSSSDYGEDERKSGRLMEHALLNDEKVLKEIQSTLEGGRGSYAERNLARSPLGHGLSNGGD, from the exons ATGAGAAGGTTCTTAAGACCCGGACATGATCCAGTAAGAGAGAGGCTCAAGCGCGACCTTTTCCAGTTTAACAAG ACTGTGGAACATGGATTTCCCCATCAGCCCAGCGCATTGGGCTATAGCCCGTTTCTCCACCTTATGGCCATTGGAACGCGATCGGGAGCCATCAAACT ATATGGTGCTCCTGGGGTGGAGTTCATGGgtttacatgaagaaaacaatacTGTAATGCAGATTCACTTTATACCTGATCAG TGCCAGCTGGTGACGTTACTAGATGATAACAGCTTGCATCTCTGGAGCCTGAAGCAGCAGAGTGGAGCATCTGAGCTGCGGGAGGAGCACCGCTTCACACTGAAAGGGCCACCTGG GTCTCCACCAAGTGCCACACAGATAACAGCTGTCCTTCCCCATTCCTCACGGGAAGTCCTGTATCTTGGCACAGAGAGCGGCAACATTTTCGTGGTGGAGCTTCCATCATTCAGAGTGCTCGAGGACAGGACCATAACCtctgaggctgtgctgcagcg GGTACCAGAAGATTACTGTAACAGACGATCATGTGAATTGGTGGAAACCCTTCGGGAGCATCCTAAGAACCCTGACCAGATCCTGATTGGATACAGCAGGGGATTGATTGTCCTCTGGGACCTGCAAAATAACAAAGTGACACACCATTTCCTTGGCAGCCAG CAACTGGAGAACCTCTACTGGCAGAGGGATGGCAGTAAATTCATTAGTTGTCACTATGATGGAAGTTACACCCAGTGGCCAGTGTCCAGTGACAACAGGCAGCCTGAGCCTCTGGAAAACATTGTGCCTTATG GTCCTTTTCCCTGCAAGGCCATCTCCAAGATCTACTGGCAGACAGCAAAGAATGG GCTTCCTTACATTATATTCCAAGGAGGGATGCCCCGGGCTAGCTATGGTGACCGGCACAGTATCTCTGTTGTCCACGGCAGCCAGCAAACAGCCTTTGACTTCACATCGCGGGTGATAGACTTCTTTATCATCTTCAGTTCAGAGCCTACTGCAG aatttgATGACCCTTCTGCTATGGTGGTGCTGGCAGAAGAAGAGCTGGTAGTCATAGACTTAAAATCTGCGGGCTGGCCAGCAGTCCATCCTCCATACTTGGCTTCTCTCCACTGCTCAGCCATCACCTGCTCGCACCATGTCTCCAACATCCCGCTGAAACTGTGGGAGAGGATTATCAGTGCGGGGAGCAAGCAGAACGTTCACTACTCGAATATG CCATGGCCGATTGATGGTGGCACCAACATAGCTCCAGATCCTCCTCAGAGGGACTTGCTTCTAACAGG GCATGAAGATGGCACTGTGCGGTTTTGGGATGCATCTGGTGTCTGCTTACATCTCCTTTATAAGCTAAGCACAGTGagagtgtttctcacagatGCTGATCCCAATGACAATATGAACACGCTGGGGGAGGATGAGTGGCCTCCACTTCGCAAG GTTGGTACCTTCGACCCTTATAGCGATGATCCTAGACTTGGGATCCAGAAGATCTACCTGTGTAAATACAGTGGATATCTGGCTGTAgctggcacagcagggcag gtactGGTGATGGAACTGAACGATGAAGATGCAGAGCATGTTGTTGATCATGCTGAAGCAGATCTCCTACAGGATCAAGAGGGCTATCGATGGAAAGGTCATGAGAAATTAAAGACTCGAGATGGACCTGTTCGATTCGAAGCTGGTTTTCAGCCATTTGTCCTTGTCCAATGTCAACCACCAGCTGTGGTCACCTCATTGGCCCTTCACTCTGAATGGAAGCTCGTGGCCTTTGGTACTAGTCATGGTTTTGGGCTTTTTGACCACCAGCAGAAACGACTGGTCTTTGTCAA ATGTACACTGCATCCCAGTGACCAATTGGCCTTAGAAGGGCCACTGTCTCGGGTGAAATCCTTGAAGAAGTCCCTCCGTCAGTCATTCAGGCGGATCAGAAGAAGCAGAGTGTCCAGTCGGAAGCGACGAGGAGGTGGTGGAAATGCCTCAGAG GTGCAAGAAGCAAATGCCAAATTTGACCAAGACGCACTGCAGGAAATGGAACTGGCTCCAGTCCAGAGGAAGATTGAAGCCCGCTCTGCAGAAGACTCTTTCACTGGCTTTGTGCGCACCTTATATTTTGCTGACACCTTCTTGAGAGACA GCTCCCGGCACTGCCCGTCCTTGTGGGCAGGCACCAATGGAGGTACAGTCTATGCCTTCTGTTTACGTGTTCCACCAGCAGAAAGGAGGATGGATGAACCTgtcagggcagagcagg CCAAAGAAATTCAGCTGATGCACAGAGCTCCTGTTGTGGGTATACTTGTTTTGGATGGGCGCAGCACACCTCTGCCAGAACCTCTGGAAGTAGCACATGATCTTTCTAAGAGCCCTGATATGCAAGGCAGCCATCAACTACTGGTGGTGTCTGAAGAGCAATTTAAG GTCTTCACGCTACCCAAGGTTAGCTCCAAACTGAAGCTCAAGCTGACGGCACTGGAAGGCTGTAGGGTACGAAAAGTGACGGTTGCTAACTTTGGCAGCTGCAAGACTGACGATTACAGTGAAAATGACCTGGCTGTCCTGACTAACCTGGGAGACATTCAGATCATCTCGCTGCCCTTCCTCAAGTTACAGATCCGCTACCCTTGCATCCGTAAAGAAGATGTGAGTGGCATTGCATCCTGCGTCTTCACCAAATATGGCCAAG GTTTCTATCTGATCTCACCATCAGAGTTTGAGAGGTTTTCTCTTTCTACCAAATGGTTAGTGGAGCCCCGGTGTGTTGTGGACATGCCAGAAGTTTCAAGCAACAATCACGTGCACACCAGGTCTGGCATGGAGAATGCTGCAAGAAAATCCAG gGGATCAGGAAGGAGTTCAAGTGACTACGGAGAAGATG aaagaaaatctggGAGGCTAATGGAACATGCCTTACTCAATGATGAAA AGGTCCTGAAGGAGATCCAGAGTACTCTGGAGGGGGGCAGAGG GAGctatgcagaaagaaatttggCAAGAAGTCCATTAGGACATGGACTAAGTAATGGAGGAG ATTGA
- the LLGL2 gene encoding LLGL scribble cell polarity complex component 2 isoform X3, which produces MRRFLRPGHDPVRERLKRDLFQFNKTVEHGFPHQPSALGYSPFLHLMAIGTRSGAIKLYGAPGVEFMGLHEENNTVMQIHFIPDQCQLVTLLDDNSLHLWSLKQQSGASELREEHRFTLKGPPGSPPSATQITAVLPHSSREVLYLGTESGNIFVVELPSFRVLEDRTITSEAVLQRVPEDYCNRRSCELVETLREHPKNPDQILIGYSRGLIVLWDLQNNKVTHHFLGSQQLENLYWQRDGSKFISCHYDGSYTQWPVSSDNRQPEPLENIVPYGPFPCKAISKIYWQTAKNGLPYIIFQGGMPRASYGDRHSISVVHGSQQTAFDFTSRVIDFFIIFSSEPTAEFDDPSAMVVLAEEELVVIDLKSAGWPAVHPPYLASLHCSAITCSHHVSNIPLKLWERIISAGSKQNVHYSNMPWPIDGGTNIAPDPPQRDLLLTGHEDGTVRFWDASGVCLHLLYKLSTVRVFLTDADPNDNMNTLGEDEWPPLRKVGTFDPYSDDPRLGIQKIYLCKYSGYLAVAGTAGQVLVMELNDEDAEHVVDHAEADLLQDQEGYRWKGHEKLKTRDGPVRFEAGFQPFVLVQCQPPAVVTSLALHSEWKLVAFGTSHGFGLFDHQQKRLVFVKCTLHPSDQLALEGPLSRVKSLKKSLRQSFRRIRRSRVSSRKRRGGGGNASEVQEANAKFDQDALQEMELAPVQRKIEARSAEDSFTGFVRTLYFADTFLRDSSRHCPSLWAGTNGGTVYAFCLRVPPAERRMDEPVRAEQAKEIQLMHRAPVVGILVLDGRSTPLPEPLEVAHDLSKSPDMQGSHQLLVVSEEQFKVFTLPKVSSKLKLKLTALEGCRVRKVTVANFGSCKTDDYSENDLAVLTNLGDIQIISLPFLKLQIRYPCIRKEDVSGIASCVFTKYGQGFYLISPSEFERFSLSTKWLVEPRCVVDMPEVSSNNHVHTRSGMENAARKSRGSGRSSSDYGEDERKSGRLMEHALLNDEKVLKEIQSTLEGGRGSYAERNLARSPLGHGLSNGGAD; this is translated from the exons ATGAGAAGGTTCTTAAGACCCGGACATGATCCAGTAAGAGAGAGGCTCAAGCGCGACCTTTTCCAGTTTAACAAG ACTGTGGAACATGGATTTCCCCATCAGCCCAGCGCATTGGGCTATAGCCCGTTTCTCCACCTTATGGCCATTGGAACGCGATCGGGAGCCATCAAACT ATATGGTGCTCCTGGGGTGGAGTTCATGGgtttacatgaagaaaacaatacTGTAATGCAGATTCACTTTATACCTGATCAG TGCCAGCTGGTGACGTTACTAGATGATAACAGCTTGCATCTCTGGAGCCTGAAGCAGCAGAGTGGAGCATCTGAGCTGCGGGAGGAGCACCGCTTCACACTGAAAGGGCCACCTGG GTCTCCACCAAGTGCCACACAGATAACAGCTGTCCTTCCCCATTCCTCACGGGAAGTCCTGTATCTTGGCACAGAGAGCGGCAACATTTTCGTGGTGGAGCTTCCATCATTCAGAGTGCTCGAGGACAGGACCATAACCtctgaggctgtgctgcagcg GGTACCAGAAGATTACTGTAACAGACGATCATGTGAATTGGTGGAAACCCTTCGGGAGCATCCTAAGAACCCTGACCAGATCCTGATTGGATACAGCAGGGGATTGATTGTCCTCTGGGACCTGCAAAATAACAAAGTGACACACCATTTCCTTGGCAGCCAG CAACTGGAGAACCTCTACTGGCAGAGGGATGGCAGTAAATTCATTAGTTGTCACTATGATGGAAGTTACACCCAGTGGCCAGTGTCCAGTGACAACAGGCAGCCTGAGCCTCTGGAAAACATTGTGCCTTATG GTCCTTTTCCCTGCAAGGCCATCTCCAAGATCTACTGGCAGACAGCAAAGAATGG GCTTCCTTACATTATATTCCAAGGAGGGATGCCCCGGGCTAGCTATGGTGACCGGCACAGTATCTCTGTTGTCCACGGCAGCCAGCAAACAGCCTTTGACTTCACATCGCGGGTGATAGACTTCTTTATCATCTTCAGTTCAGAGCCTACTGCAG aatttgATGACCCTTCTGCTATGGTGGTGCTGGCAGAAGAAGAGCTGGTAGTCATAGACTTAAAATCTGCGGGCTGGCCAGCAGTCCATCCTCCATACTTGGCTTCTCTCCACTGCTCAGCCATCACCTGCTCGCACCATGTCTCCAACATCCCGCTGAAACTGTGGGAGAGGATTATCAGTGCGGGGAGCAAGCAGAACGTTCACTACTCGAATATG CCATGGCCGATTGATGGTGGCACCAACATAGCTCCAGATCCTCCTCAGAGGGACTTGCTTCTAACAGG GCATGAAGATGGCACTGTGCGGTTTTGGGATGCATCTGGTGTCTGCTTACATCTCCTTTATAAGCTAAGCACAGTGagagtgtttctcacagatGCTGATCCCAATGACAATATGAACACGCTGGGGGAGGATGAGTGGCCTCCACTTCGCAAG GTTGGTACCTTCGACCCTTATAGCGATGATCCTAGACTTGGGATCCAGAAGATCTACCTGTGTAAATACAGTGGATATCTGGCTGTAgctggcacagcagggcag gtactGGTGATGGAACTGAACGATGAAGATGCAGAGCATGTTGTTGATCATGCTGAAGCAGATCTCCTACAGGATCAAGAGGGCTATCGATGGAAAGGTCATGAGAAATTAAAGACTCGAGATGGACCTGTTCGATTCGAAGCTGGTTTTCAGCCATTTGTCCTTGTCCAATGTCAACCACCAGCTGTGGTCACCTCATTGGCCCTTCACTCTGAATGGAAGCTCGTGGCCTTTGGTACTAGTCATGGTTTTGGGCTTTTTGACCACCAGCAGAAACGACTGGTCTTTGTCAA ATGTACACTGCATCCCAGTGACCAATTGGCCTTAGAAGGGCCACTGTCTCGGGTGAAATCCTTGAAGAAGTCCCTCCGTCAGTCATTCAGGCGGATCAGAAGAAGCAGAGTGTCCAGTCGGAAGCGACGAGGAGGTGGTGGAAATGCCTCAGAG GTGCAAGAAGCAAATGCCAAATTTGACCAAGACGCACTGCAGGAAATGGAACTGGCTCCAGTCCAGAGGAAGATTGAAGCCCGCTCTGCAGAAGACTCTTTCACTGGCTTTGTGCGCACCTTATATTTTGCTGACACCTTCTTGAGAGACA GCTCCCGGCACTGCCCGTCCTTGTGGGCAGGCACCAATGGAGGTACAGTCTATGCCTTCTGTTTACGTGTTCCACCAGCAGAAAGGAGGATGGATGAACCTgtcagggcagagcagg CCAAAGAAATTCAGCTGATGCACAGAGCTCCTGTTGTGGGTATACTTGTTTTGGATGGGCGCAGCACACCTCTGCCAGAACCTCTGGAAGTAGCACATGATCTTTCTAAGAGCCCTGATATGCAAGGCAGCCATCAACTACTGGTGGTGTCTGAAGAGCAATTTAAG GTCTTCACGCTACCCAAGGTTAGCTCCAAACTGAAGCTCAAGCTGACGGCACTGGAAGGCTGTAGGGTACGAAAAGTGACGGTTGCTAACTTTGGCAGCTGCAAGACTGACGATTACAGTGAAAATGACCTGGCTGTCCTGACTAACCTGGGAGACATTCAGATCATCTCGCTGCCCTTCCTCAAGTTACAGATCCGCTACCCTTGCATCCGTAAAGAAGATGTGAGTGGCATTGCATCCTGCGTCTTCACCAAATATGGCCAAG GTTTCTATCTGATCTCACCATCAGAGTTTGAGAGGTTTTCTCTTTCTACCAAATGGTTAGTGGAGCCCCGGTGTGTTGTGGACATGCCAGAAGTTTCAAGCAACAATCACGTGCACACCAGGTCTGGCATGGAGAATGCTGCAAGAAAATCCAG gGGATCAGGAAGGAGTTCAAGTGACTACGGAGAAGATG aaagaaaatctggGAGGCTAATGGAACATGCCTTACTCAATGATGAAA AGGTCCTGAAGGAGATCCAGAGTACTCTGGAGGGGGGCAGAGG GAGctatgcagaaagaaatttggCAAGAAGTCCATTAGGACATGGACTAAGTAATGGAGGAG CAGATTGA
- the LLGL2 gene encoding LLGL scribble cell polarity complex component 2 isoform X1, with product MRRFLRPGHDPVRERLKRDLFQFNKTVEHGFPHQPSALGYSPFLHLMAIGTRSGAIKLYGAPGVEFMGLHEENNTVMQIHFIPDQCQLVTLLDDNSLHLWSLKQQSGASELREEHRFTLKGPPGSPPSATQITAVLPHSSREVLYLGTESGNIFVVELPSFRVLEDRTITSEAVLQRVPEDYCNRRSCELVETLREHPKNPDQILIGYSRGLIVLWDLQNNKVTHHFLGSQQLENLYWQRDGSKFISCHYDGSYTQWPVSSDNRQPEPLENIVPYGPFPCKAISKIYWQTAKNGLPYIIFQGGMPRASYGDRHSISVVHGSQQTAFDFTSRVIDFFIIFSSEPTAEFDDPSAMVVLAEEELVVIDLKSAGWPAVHPPYLASLHCSAITCSHHVSNIPLKLWERIISAGSKQNVHYSNMPWPIDGGTNIAPDPPQRDLLLTGHEDGTVRFWDASGVCLHLLYKLSTVRVFLTDADPNDNMNTLGEDEWPPLRKVGTFDPYSDDPRLGIQKIYLCKYSGYLAVAGTAGQVLVMELNDEDAEHVVDHAEADLLQDQEGYRWKGHEKLKTRDGPVRFEAGFQPFVLVQCQPPAVVTSLALHSEWKLVAFGTSHGFGLFDHQQKRLVFVKCTLHPSDQLALEGPLSRVKSLKKSLRQSFRRIRRSRVSSRKRRGGGGNASEVQEANAKFDQDALQEMELAPVQRKIEARSAEDSFTGFVRTLYFADTFLRDSSRHCPSLWAGTNGGTVYAFCLRVPPAERRMDEPVRAEQAKEIQLMHRAPVVGILVLDGRSTPLPEPLEVAHDLSKSPDMQGSHQLLVVSEEQFKVFTLPKVSSKLKLKLTALEGCRVRKVTVANFGSCKTDDYSENDLAVLTNLGDIQIISLPFLKLQIRYPCIRKEDVSGIASCVFTKYGQGFYLISPSEFERFSLSTKWLVEPRCVVDMPEVSSNNHVHTRSGMENAARKSRGSGRSSSDYGEDERKSGRLMEHALLNDEKVLKEIQSTLEGGRGRRDHIPTSQRNRTLSVRIQELCRKKFGKKSIRTWTK from the exons ATGAGAAGGTTCTTAAGACCCGGACATGATCCAGTAAGAGAGAGGCTCAAGCGCGACCTTTTCCAGTTTAACAAG ACTGTGGAACATGGATTTCCCCATCAGCCCAGCGCATTGGGCTATAGCCCGTTTCTCCACCTTATGGCCATTGGAACGCGATCGGGAGCCATCAAACT ATATGGTGCTCCTGGGGTGGAGTTCATGGgtttacatgaagaaaacaatacTGTAATGCAGATTCACTTTATACCTGATCAG TGCCAGCTGGTGACGTTACTAGATGATAACAGCTTGCATCTCTGGAGCCTGAAGCAGCAGAGTGGAGCATCTGAGCTGCGGGAGGAGCACCGCTTCACACTGAAAGGGCCACCTGG GTCTCCACCAAGTGCCACACAGATAACAGCTGTCCTTCCCCATTCCTCACGGGAAGTCCTGTATCTTGGCACAGAGAGCGGCAACATTTTCGTGGTGGAGCTTCCATCATTCAGAGTGCTCGAGGACAGGACCATAACCtctgaggctgtgctgcagcg GGTACCAGAAGATTACTGTAACAGACGATCATGTGAATTGGTGGAAACCCTTCGGGAGCATCCTAAGAACCCTGACCAGATCCTGATTGGATACAGCAGGGGATTGATTGTCCTCTGGGACCTGCAAAATAACAAAGTGACACACCATTTCCTTGGCAGCCAG CAACTGGAGAACCTCTACTGGCAGAGGGATGGCAGTAAATTCATTAGTTGTCACTATGATGGAAGTTACACCCAGTGGCCAGTGTCCAGTGACAACAGGCAGCCTGAGCCTCTGGAAAACATTGTGCCTTATG GTCCTTTTCCCTGCAAGGCCATCTCCAAGATCTACTGGCAGACAGCAAAGAATGG GCTTCCTTACATTATATTCCAAGGAGGGATGCCCCGGGCTAGCTATGGTGACCGGCACAGTATCTCTGTTGTCCACGGCAGCCAGCAAACAGCCTTTGACTTCACATCGCGGGTGATAGACTTCTTTATCATCTTCAGTTCAGAGCCTACTGCAG aatttgATGACCCTTCTGCTATGGTGGTGCTGGCAGAAGAAGAGCTGGTAGTCATAGACTTAAAATCTGCGGGCTGGCCAGCAGTCCATCCTCCATACTTGGCTTCTCTCCACTGCTCAGCCATCACCTGCTCGCACCATGTCTCCAACATCCCGCTGAAACTGTGGGAGAGGATTATCAGTGCGGGGAGCAAGCAGAACGTTCACTACTCGAATATG CCATGGCCGATTGATGGTGGCACCAACATAGCTCCAGATCCTCCTCAGAGGGACTTGCTTCTAACAGG GCATGAAGATGGCACTGTGCGGTTTTGGGATGCATCTGGTGTCTGCTTACATCTCCTTTATAAGCTAAGCACAGTGagagtgtttctcacagatGCTGATCCCAATGACAATATGAACACGCTGGGGGAGGATGAGTGGCCTCCACTTCGCAAG GTTGGTACCTTCGACCCTTATAGCGATGATCCTAGACTTGGGATCCAGAAGATCTACCTGTGTAAATACAGTGGATATCTGGCTGTAgctggcacagcagggcag gtactGGTGATGGAACTGAACGATGAAGATGCAGAGCATGTTGTTGATCATGCTGAAGCAGATCTCCTACAGGATCAAGAGGGCTATCGATGGAAAGGTCATGAGAAATTAAAGACTCGAGATGGACCTGTTCGATTCGAAGCTGGTTTTCAGCCATTTGTCCTTGTCCAATGTCAACCACCAGCTGTGGTCACCTCATTGGCCCTTCACTCTGAATGGAAGCTCGTGGCCTTTGGTACTAGTCATGGTTTTGGGCTTTTTGACCACCAGCAGAAACGACTGGTCTTTGTCAA ATGTACACTGCATCCCAGTGACCAATTGGCCTTAGAAGGGCCACTGTCTCGGGTGAAATCCTTGAAGAAGTCCCTCCGTCAGTCATTCAGGCGGATCAGAAGAAGCAGAGTGTCCAGTCGGAAGCGACGAGGAGGTGGTGGAAATGCCTCAGAG GTGCAAGAAGCAAATGCCAAATTTGACCAAGACGCACTGCAGGAAATGGAACTGGCTCCAGTCCAGAGGAAGATTGAAGCCCGCTCTGCAGAAGACTCTTTCACTGGCTTTGTGCGCACCTTATATTTTGCTGACACCTTCTTGAGAGACA GCTCCCGGCACTGCCCGTCCTTGTGGGCAGGCACCAATGGAGGTACAGTCTATGCCTTCTGTTTACGTGTTCCACCAGCAGAAAGGAGGATGGATGAACCTgtcagggcagagcagg CCAAAGAAATTCAGCTGATGCACAGAGCTCCTGTTGTGGGTATACTTGTTTTGGATGGGCGCAGCACACCTCTGCCAGAACCTCTGGAAGTAGCACATGATCTTTCTAAGAGCCCTGATATGCAAGGCAGCCATCAACTACTGGTGGTGTCTGAAGAGCAATTTAAG GTCTTCACGCTACCCAAGGTTAGCTCCAAACTGAAGCTCAAGCTGACGGCACTGGAAGGCTGTAGGGTACGAAAAGTGACGGTTGCTAACTTTGGCAGCTGCAAGACTGACGATTACAGTGAAAATGACCTGGCTGTCCTGACTAACCTGGGAGACATTCAGATCATCTCGCTGCCCTTCCTCAAGTTACAGATCCGCTACCCTTGCATCCGTAAAGAAGATGTGAGTGGCATTGCATCCTGCGTCTTCACCAAATATGGCCAAG GTTTCTATCTGATCTCACCATCAGAGTTTGAGAGGTTTTCTCTTTCTACCAAATGGTTAGTGGAGCCCCGGTGTGTTGTGGACATGCCAGAAGTTTCAAGCAACAATCACGTGCACACCAGGTCTGGCATGGAGAATGCTGCAAGAAAATCCAG gGGATCAGGAAGGAGTTCAAGTGACTACGGAGAAGATG aaagaaaatctggGAGGCTAATGGAACATGCCTTACTCAATGATGAAA AGGTCCTGAAGGAGATCCAGAGTACTCTGGAGGGGGGCAGAGG CAGGAGAGATCACATTCCCACATCCCAAAGGAACAGGACTCTGAGTGTTCGCATACAG GAGctatgcagaaagaaatttggCAAGAAGTCCATTAGGACATGGACTAAGTAA